DNA from Patescibacteria group bacterium:
ATTTTCTGTATTTTACTTTTTTTGGAATCAACATATTTTACTATTTCTTTAAAAACGGACTTGCTTCACGCTCTTCAAAAACCTCTCCGCGGTAAATCCAGACCTTTACGCCGATTGTTCCATAAATTGTATGCGCAACCTTGTAGGCAAAATCAATATCCGCGCGCAAATTCTGCAAAGGTATCTTTCCCCAAGAAAGCGTTTCGGTTCTCGCGATTTCGACGCCGTTCAAGCGGCCGCCCATTCTTGCCTTTACGCCCAGGGCTCCCGCCTTTTTGACGCGATCAAGCGCCGATTTCATTACGCGGCGGTATGGAAGTCTTTTTTCGGTATCCGCCACCATCTGTTCCGCAATAATCGCGGCGGAAAGTGAAGGCTTCGCAACCTCAAGAATATTGATGTTGATGACAGTTTTGGTTCCTGGATAAAACTTATCCTTTATTTGTTTTTTCAAATCCTCAAT
Protein-coding regions in this window:
- the rpsC gene encoding 30S ribosomal protein S3; translation: MGHKVHPKIFRIKQIFGWNSKWFQKRGNYKKLLKDDIMIQDFLDTKLKEGGVDRVEIERSRNAITIIIRTSKPGMIIGRSGAGIEDLKKQIKDKFYPGTKTVININILEVAKPSLSAAIIAEQMVADTEKRLPYRRVMKSALDRVKKAGALGVKARMGGRLNGVEIARTETLSWGKIPLQNLRADIDFAYKVAHTIYGTIGVKVWIYRGEVFEEREASPFLKK